The Rubripirellula tenax genome contains the following window.
TCTTCGGATCGCTACCGCTTAGTTTTTACGCCTGGTTCGCAGTGCTCGGCACGCTGCTGTTGTCCGTTGAAAAGGCTCCGTTCCTTGGAAAACGAATGCGTGCCGCCATCGAACGATCCAGGACGACGGGCCAGCTCGATCGCCCCGGCAGCGACCCCATGCTGTCGACCGAACTGCAAGCCAGCCAGACACCCGAAGGCTACGTCCCATCGCTGCTGGAATTTGTCTTGCCATTAGGAATGTTGACCGGGATCGCGGTCGGCACTTTTTGGTTTTCCGGATCACCGCAAGTCCGCGTTGCGTTTGCCGTCGCTGTTGTGGTGGCCGCGATCACGTCACTGATTCGCGGGATGTCGCTGACCGATTTGATGCTTGGCATCAACAACGGCTTGAAGGGCGTGGTGGTCGCTTCGGTGATCCTGCTGCTTGCCGTCACGCTGGGAAGCATCACACGTGACACAGGCGCGGCGTACTACTTGACCAGCGGACTCGGGGATACCGTCCCCTACATGCTGTTGCCGGGATTGTTGTTCGTTTTGACGGTTGCGATTGCGTTTTCGACAGGCACGAGTTGGGGAACTTACGCGGTCGCGTTTCCGTTAGCGATGCCGCTGGCGATCTCCGTTGCCGCGTCAGCCGACTTAAGCAACCCACAACTGTTTGTCGCAATCTGTTTCGCATCGGTGCTCAACGGCAGCGTCATGGGCGACCAGTGTTCGCCGATATCGGACACGACAGTCTTGAGTTCGATGACAACAGGCGCCGATTTGATGGACCACGTACTCACCCAAATGATCCCCGCCACCGCTGCAGCTGGCATTGCACTGGTCCTGTGGACCGCGCTCGCGTTGACGTGCTAATTGAGTTTTGCACGACACACGCTACTGCAACTGCACACCCACTTGCAGGAACTGTGCATCTGCCTAGCGGAAACGGGTCGAACGAAGATAAAGTTTCAGTCATCTGCAAATGATTAAAATGCAGGAGGAGTGGCCGTTGTCGACCATCGCCTACGATGGCACAACTACTCGGTGCACTCGATCTGAAACAGGTCGGGAAACTTGAGCATCCGAAATGCATCGATTGCGGCTACCGCATGATTCAATTGCATCGGAGTGCGGGTCGACCGAAACTGCTGCGGTGCTTTGGATTGCCAACCCGGCTCCGCTGTCGGCCACGAATGGCACGTAGATAACTTCTAAGCACGACTTTTTCCGTTCGGGCAGCCTGCCTGAACGGATGTCAGTTTGCGCCCAAACAGTACCAGTGATTGGCGCCTCAAACGGTACCAGTTGATCCCACACCCCGGCCCCTTGTCCGATGGTGGGTTTTCATATCCGAAAACCCACCGACGAGGGCCTCATGGCGGATCAACTGGCGATGGACAAGTCCCTTGCAATCAGCAACTTACGCGACGCCGGTTACTCTCAGCGGCGAATCGCAAAGACCCTTGGCGTCTCTCGTGGGGCCGTTCGGCGGCACTTGGCTGGCGAGAGTTCAAACAGGACCATAGCGCCAACGGCTCCCATCGCTCTGGCGCCAACCGGGTCGGCGGATTCAAACAGTACCACAGCGCCAACCGGGTCTGACCAGTCTCAGGCGACCGATTCAGCGGCGGTCGGCAACAGTCAGTGCGAGCCGTTTCGCGACATCGTCATCCAGAAATGCCAAGCCGGTTTGTCCGCCCGCCGCATCCATCAAGACCTCGTCGCTGATCACGGGGCCGATGTCAGTTATTGGTCGGTCAATCGGTTCGTTCAAGCACTCGGCAGAACCACCGAGTTGCCGTTTCGGAGGATGGAAGTCCGGCCCGGCGAAGAGTTGCAAGTCGACTTTGGAACCGGTGCGAAGATCCGAAACCCCGATGGAACTTACCGGCGAACGCACGTCTTTCGAGCTGTCCTGAGTCACTCACGAAAGGGCTACAGCGAAGCGGTCTTTCGACAAGACACAGAGAGCTTCATTCGGGCCTTGGAGAACTGCTTCTGGGCGATCGGCGGAGTGCCCCAGCGAGTCGTCTTTGACAATGCCAAGTGCGCCGTCAAAACGCCCGACTGGCATGACCCCGAATTGAATCCCAAGCTGGTCGATTTCTGCAAGCACTATGGGTGCGCATTCCTGCCAACACGAGTACGAACACCACGCCACAAAGGCAAGGTCGAACGCGGTGTCGACTATGTGCAAGAGAACGCGTTGCGTGGCCGGGAGTTTGAAACACTCGCGGCGCAAAACGATCACCTGCATCATTGGGAGAGCAGGGTCGCCGATACTCGCATTCACGGCACCACGCGGAAGCAAGTTTTGGCCTGTTTTATAGATGTCGAAAAGCCATCGCTTGCCAATCTTCCCTCGACCCGTTTCGAGTTCTATCACGAGGCCAAGCGAAAGGTTTCTCGCGGCGGACACATCTCGATCAACCGTTCCTTTTACAGTGTCCCGCCGGAGTATCTGGGCCGCGACATATGGGTTCGCCATGACAGTCACCTGGTGAGGATCTTCGATGAGAACCTTCGTCACATCGCCACGCACACAATCATCGAGCCAGGTCGTTTTCAAACCGACGCCGGTCACATCGCTTCGCAAAAGATCAGTCCGATCGAACGCGGGATCGCCCATTTACACAACAAAATGCGACTCATTGGACCCTCGGCGAACCAGTGGGCCGATGCCGTCGTGGCGGGTCGCGGTGTCGAGGCCGCCCGGGTGTTGCAAGGCGTTTTGGCAATGAGCCGCATGCACAGTGGCGATGCGATCGACGCCGCCTGCGGCATCGCGGTTCGCAGTGGCGCGATCAACTGCCGGATCATTCGCACGCTACTGAGGCGTCAGCCCGAGACGACGCAAACGACCATGGAGTTCATGGAAGATCACCCGATCATCCGTCCGATCGTTGAGTACGCAAAGTTCATTCACACCAAAGTCCAAGAAGGAATCTATCAATCAATAAGATCATCACCCCCATGCTGACGAAGCTACGACTGAGCGGCATGAACGAATCGCTCGAGGTTCGTCTTCACGAAGCGTCCGCAACTGGCCTGACGCATCTCGAGTTCTTTGAGTTGATGCTGCAGGATGAGATCCACATTCGTGACGATCGTCAGATCACTCGGCGAATCAAAAAGGCGGGCTTCCGAGACGTTCGCAAGCTGGAAGATTTTGACTTCAGTTTCAACCCGACGATCAAGAAAAGCATGGTGTTTGAGCTGGCCACGGGGCGGTTCGTCCGTGAACGTCGTGACGTGCTCTGGCTAGGGCCACCGGGAACCGGAAAAAGCCACTTGGCTCAAGCGATCGGGCTGTCGCTGATCCGTGCCGGGATGACGGTGTATTACCGCAGCATCTTTGATGTCGTTCGTGACTTCCTTCACGACGAAGCGCTCGATGGTCACGAGAGGATCTTGAAGCGTTATCTCGAACCGGACTTGTTGATCATCGACGACATGGGCATGAAGCAACTTCCCAAGCGAAGCGGCGAGTACTTGTTCGAGGTAATCATGCGTCGGCACGACGTCCGCAGCACGATGATGACGAGCAACCGCCCGCTGGAGGAATGGGGCAAGTTGATCGGGGACGTGCCCAGTGCGACGGCGATTCTGGACCGTTTCCTGCACCACAGCGACGTGATGCAAATCACCGGCCGGAGCTACCGTATGGGAAATCAGCCAAAAACTTCAAACAGTACCAAAGCGCCAACCGGGTCGGCGACCGAAGAAGCTTAAGTCAAACAGTACCACCAGGTCGCTTCGCGGCCCGGCCTCACCAACTGGTACCGTTTGAATCGCCAATGAGTGGTACTGTTTCAGGCGCAAATTGACACCACGCCGTAGACTCCACATCCGATGCTGATGAAGGCGGAGCCCAGCCAAGCCACGATAGGCAAAAATGAACGCCGCCGAAAATCGTGTTTCTGTTGGATCACATGGCGGCCCATGATCACGGACGCGACAAGCCAGGTCATCAGTGTCAACAGAATGACGAAGAGAAACCTGATGCTGTTGATCAGGTGCGTCGTCTCATCCGGGCTCAAGGCACGTTGGATTCCCGCGAACGAAATCGGAGCAGCGATGGCCCAAAGGCTCGACACGCACGCGGTTGCAGAGACCGCCAAAGCAGATAGATAAAAAAACAGCCCCGACTTTCGGTGCCAAGCACCGCCCTTGCGAGTGAGTGCCGCAACCCAGAATAGAGTCAGCCCGACACACCCCGTGACGATGTGGGCGGTTCGAAGCAAACCGTGAGCGGAGGTGAATTCCATCATCGTTTTTCCTTTCGCAGACGGTCACTTAGGACATCCAAAGCCCAATTGCACCACTTGATCCGAGTTTCAGTCGTCATCGTGGCCAACCGAAGGCCCAAAGCACCGTGCAGGTCATCAGACGAACGACGTGACAACGGTCGCGCCGACTCACCTTGGTCGATCATCTGAAACGTCAGCAGCGATGCTTCAAAACGTTCCTTGAGCTTTTCAATGAAGCGAAACGTCGTCGCTATATCGGCCGCTTCATGAAGAGAGACCAATTGGGCGATCCAAGCTGATCGCTCGATCGAGAACTCGGGGTCACTCTGAAGCCACCGAATCAATTCACGCTTCCCCTTCGCGGTTCGCGTGAAGGTCTTCTGCGACGGCCCAAGATGCGGCTCCCATTCATCCCGCTTGACCAGTCCGTCGGACTCGAGACTCTTGAGCGTTCGATACAACTGTGCCTGATCGGCCGCCCAGAAATGGCGAATCGTTTGCTCGATAACGCGATTCAAGTCGTAGCCAGAAACGGGCTCGCGGGTTAACGCGAGCAATATGTAGCGAAGACTCATAAGCCTACTACAGGACCTGTCCCATAGTAATGCAAGTCAGATTGCACGACGAATACGAGAGTCCTTCCAATTGACGCAAAAACACGCCGAATTGGCGATGCTGGGCAGCACTCTCACGCCAAAAGGTGAGGCGTGTTGATCACGTTGGCGGTGGCAACGCCTAACATGCTGGCTTTCGACGGTGTGCCGTCGGCGTCCAGCGCGAACAGCATCCACGTCCCAGGGATCATGATGTTGGCATTCAGTGTTGTAACTTGGATCGTGCTATCGTCGATCACGGTGAAGCTGAGATTCACGAAACGCGTGTCGTTGTTGACCGCGTGAGTGGATGCTCCGCTTCGGACCGCAGTGATTCGCTGGATGACACTAGCGTCTTCGACCGTGATCGTGAACGTGTCGCTATTGTCGACGTTCGATGGCGCAGCGGTGATCACTGGACGAACCGCCAACGTGCCGTCAGCGGCGTAAAGATAGTCGGGCGCGTAGAACTCAGCATTCAGATTCTTCAGCGGGCCTGGAGCCCCACCGCCGGCTACCCAGACGGTTCCGTCGGGCAACAGAATATGGGACGAGTGATACAGGCGAGCCAGTTCGACGTCCTCGACCACTTCGACTTGGTTGGTCGTCGGATCCCAGATCTCGGTTGCATAAACGGCAGTGCCAAGAACATTGAACTGGCTGCTGCCACCGGTGATCAAGACACGGCCGTCCGGCAACATGCTCATGCCACCGTCGCGTCGGGCGGAAAGAACATTCGCGACTGCGGTAAACGTTGGGTTCGTCGCGCTGAGGTCCCCGACATAGATCTTTGCATTGGTACCAACGAACGCAATCTTGTCGACGTCGTACATGACGCCGGGGGACCCATTGTGGTGAGGGACACCGGCGGTACCGATCTGTTGCGAGCTGCCGGCCCCGGCAGTGTTGATCCTGTACATGGCGCCGCTGTTGGACATCGTCACCACACTGCTGTCGCTGGTCACCCAAGTCTTGGGATAGTAGTAGTTGATGTTCATGTTGACGCCGGTCAGTGTTCGCCATCCCGTCGTCGCGTTGAACACTTCGGGAATATCTTTTCCGCCACCGGTTCCGCCTAGAACCAGGATCTCGCCGTTGGGAAGCGTGACACTGCTGCCGTACCAGCGATCGTACGCCATTTCGCCTTGGGTCGCGTCGCGTAGGGTTCGATTCGCATAGTCGAACACAAGCACATCGTTGACGGCCGTGTTGACCGTTCCACCTTCGCCTCGTGCGTCACCGCCAAAAATCATAACGTTGCCCGATACCGGATCGATCGACATGTTCGAGCAAAAGATGTCCGTGTCGGTCGTGTTGGGAAGAATCTCTTCAACACCGGTTTCGGGGTCGTAAATGCTGTACACGAACTGAGCACTTTGCATACCCAGTTCGGTCGTACCAAAGCTAAACACTTTTCCATCGGGCAAGACGATGGAGTGAATAGGGACCAATCCGAGCGGCTCAACGTCGCTCCATTCTCCATTGCCTTCCGAATCGGTATCGATCAAGTAGCTCGCGTTGGCGAATTGGAGGAAGCCGGCGCTATGAAGCGTTTCGGACTCACGAAATCCAGGAATGATCCCATCGGCGGCAGTCCATGTTCCGGTTGAGTAAACGGCTGGGCTCTCGGTTTGATAGGCCTTTCCGTCGACCGAGATGTAGTCGACATCCAAATTCTCGTCGATTCCCAAAACCGGATTCCACTCGTCGCTAATGAATTGAACTCGGATATCCGCAGCATCAACGGTGGTGGAATGTATATAAGCGAACGTTTGGAAATCGCTTGTTGACGATGCGGTGAATGTGCGGACAACCTGCCCATCAACCACCAGATTGAAACGCTCTGTGCCCTCGTGTCCACGCGCGTGGACCAGAATCCGGGATCCATCATTTGTGTTGCTGGCGAATTGAAAGTAGCCTGCGCCGTGCAATTCTTCGCCCCGCCCAAATCCTGGCACGATCCCATCGGCGGCGGTCCAGGTTCCGGTCGAGTAAACCGAAGGATCCTCGGTCTGGAAGCTCTCGCCATCAATCGTGATGTAGTCGACGGTCAGATTTTCATCGATTCCATTGGCGGGATCCCATCGGTCGCTTGGGAACTGGATTCGCACATCATCAGCGATGACGTTTTCAGTGTGGGTGTAGGTAAAGGACCGAAGCTGAGTCGTCGCCGTGAAGGATGCGACGTTTCGACCATCGATCCGCAAGTTGAACTGTTCCGTGCCCTCGTCACCTCGCGCGAATATTTCGATCTCGGATCCGGAACCGATTCCGATGATTGGAAATTGGAAGTACCCGTCGGAGTGCAGGAATTCACTTTCCCGAAAACCGGGAACGATACCGTCTTCGGGTTTCCAAGTGCCGGTCGAGAAGACGTCAGGAGATTCCGTCTGCAGCGTCACTCCCTCGATCGTAACGCTGTCGACACGCAGATTGCGGTCGGCTTCGGTCACTTCATCGTACTGGTCGTTGGTGAAGTCAACGCGAATCTGACTGGACCGCGCATTGGTGGTTGTTTGATAGGTGAAATCTTGAAGCTGGGTGCCGATACTCTCGAACGTCGCCACGGTGATCCCGTCAATTTGCAACGACATATTTTCCTCGCCGGTTGATCCTTGGGCGCGGATCGTGATCGGCATCACGCCGGCGTAGCTCTGTCGCGTCAGAGCGTCGAAGGCCAATCCGGATTCGATCGCGCCAACGCTGCGTTCCAGGATCCAGTCACCGTCCAAAGACTGAGCGCCTGTTTTGTCGGTCGATGCCGCTACATCGGCGCCCGTCAACTTGGCGATCTCGTTGATCAAATTCAGTCCGCTTTCGTCTGCACCGGTTTCACATCCGTAGATCAGGATGTCGGCCGTTTCGGTCAGTGAGTTCGACCAACTCCGTAGGCTTGCCTGTCGCTGCTGAAGCACTTCTGCGTCGACCAACTGATTGCCCAATTGAATCTGCCCTGCTCGGCCATGGGCAACGATGTGAACGCTGGCGACATTGTTTCGCTGAGAAAGCAATTTGGTAATTTGGCCCAGGCCGTCTTGATTGGGTTGCAGCAACACCAACTCGTGATCCGCCGACAAACCGTTCAATAATGGGCTGATGTCGTCGATGCTGGGATCGACGAAAACAATGTGATTCGATTGTGTTTGGGCAACGCTCGACTGAGAGACTTCGCAAGCGGGTGCAACTTCAGCAGCTTGGCTGATCGCGGCTCCGCAATCGGCGGCCAGCATCAATCGTTTTTCAAACGTGTCGGCGCTCCAATTTGGCGATCGACGGGCGACTGCGTGGTGACTTTTGGACAAGGTGCGAAGGGAACGTTTCATAGGTCGTCAGACTCATCGAAGAACATTTGGCGGGACACACGCGGCAATCACCTGAAGGGGACTTGATAGGTTGTCTCACCCTTCATGATCCGCGTTGGAGCGGCGATCCATCGCCCAGCCGCACGAAGCGGCGCTAGAAATGATAACTAGATCCACGCGAGACGCCCGACTTTGCACGCAAAAAGTCCGATATCCGTTATTAAAACTTCTTCGTTTTGCATGAGCGCCATCAAAAAGCAGACGAATTTCAAGCACACCTTCTCATATGGCCCTGAGAATCCTTCACTCGACTGAAGGGCGACCGAAACATTGTTTGCGTTGCATGCCAATAGTCGTCCCAGGAATATTGCCCGCTTCTATTCTTCTTGTTAGATCGTTCCCCATTCGCCCAACCGAATGAATGCGGCCAACAGATGGCACTGTGATCTGCCAATGGAGAAGGAGATCGAGGCACCCCATCGCTATGCGAGGAAGAGGCGGCGGAACGCAACGACGCCCCCTAAAGCCAGAAGGACAAGCGACGACGGCTCCGGGACCGCGGTGGCGTTGAGCCGCACGTTGTCGAAGTCCACTTCCAGATGCGCACCCGGATACATTAAATCAATCTGATTCAAATTCACCAAGCGAATGCCCAAGGCCTGGCCAAGCAGCGAGTGAGTGTCGCCCGTTGTGAACGACAGACTGCTGGTACCGAAATCGCCCTCAGCAATCGAACCGCTTAGCGAATTGTCGTCCTGATCTAAAACCGCGCCACCGGCGAGCAGGTCGACGCGATACCCAGGAAAACCATTGAGATTAAAATCGTCGCCGTTCTGGGCGATACCCGATGCGATGTTGCCGATCTCGACGTCTAGCTGGTAGTGAGTGTTCGCCTGCAACGTCGCGCTTAACGTCTGCTGCATGCCGTATTCGCCTTGGCCGCCGCTTCCCGCGAAATTGAACGCGATGCCGACGCGCTGACCCTCAGCGGCACCTGCGGTGAAGTTCGTCGGCGCGTTGGGGGTCAACGTTCCGATGTAGTACGTCGCACCCGCGCCGCCGCCGGCGGCGATGCCGTCGGGATCATACAAGTCCCAGCCATTGAGCGGTCCAAACGTAAACTCGTTGAACGGCGACTCGCCACTGATATCCTCGAAGCCTGAATTGATCACCGTCACCAATTCAGCGGAAGCATCCGGTGCATGAACGTTCAGATGAGCGAGGAAAGCGACGATCACGATGTGAATTCGGTACATGCGGGGGCTCTTCAAAGAAAAGAGGAGGCCTATTCAGAAATAGGGAGCGACACTTGTTACTCGCTATCCTTGTCCAAACCGCGACAAAATTTGCAGACATTTCTGTGGAATGGCCGAAAACACGTAGACGAGAAGGAATTGCGGAGCACTTCGCCTCCGCATCGTCGAACTATCGGTGCATAATGCCGACAACATATTGCTGCTCCCCGGAACTCGAGATTCATGCCGTTAGCCACGTGATTGAAGATAAGCCTCCCATCGAAACCACCTTTCCGGATTGGCATTCACGGCTGCGCGCGGGCGACTCAGTCATCACATCACGACTTTGGGAGCTGTACTTTCAACGGATGGTCTTACTTGCCCGCAAGCGACTTCGCGATACACGAACGGCCGCCCGTGATGAAGAAGACGTCGCACTCAGCGCGTTCAAAAGCTTCTGTCTCGGTATCCGAGCCGGCCGCATCGAACTGGATCGTGACGACGTCAACCTGTGGCCGCTGTTGGTCACCATCACGATCAACAAGGCGGTTGACCATGTCCGACACGAGAACCGCCAAAAACGAGGCGGTACTGCCAACGAACCGGCGGAATCGCTGCTCGAAAACGCGATCGGGCCCGAACCGTCACCAGAACTTGTCGCCGCAGCATCCGAATCACTCGAATCATTGTTGGCCTGCTTGGACCGAACCAACGATCCGATGCTGCGTGAAATCGCGATCGTTAGCATGGAAGGTAACTCCGCGACGGAGATCGCTATCGCACTGAAGTGTTCGCCCCGAACGGTGCAGCGAAAACTCAAAACGATCCGGCAACTTTGGCAGTCCGAGGCTCAATCGTGAACCCAGACGATCGA
Protein-coding sequences here:
- the istA gene encoding IS21 family transposase, which encodes MADQLAMDKSLAISNLRDAGYSQRRIAKTLGVSRGAVRRHLAGESSNRTIAPTAPIALAPTGSADSNSTTAPTGSDQSQATDSAAVGNSQCEPFRDIVIQKCQAGLSARRIHQDLVADHGADVSYWSVNRFVQALGRTTELPFRRMEVRPGEELQVDFGTGAKIRNPDGTYRRTHVFRAVLSHSRKGYSEAVFRQDTESFIRALENCFWAIGGVPQRVVFDNAKCAVKTPDWHDPELNPKLVDFCKHYGCAFLPTRVRTPRHKGKVERGVDYVQENALRGREFETLAAQNDHLHHWESRVADTRIHGTTRKQVLACFIDVEKPSLANLPSTRFEFYHEAKRKVSRGGHISINRSFYSVPPEYLGRDIWVRHDSHLVRIFDENLRHIATHTIIEPGRFQTDAGHIASQKISPIERGIAHLHNKMRLIGPSANQWADAVVAGRGVEAARVLQGVLAMSRMHSGDAIDAACGIAVRSGAINCRIIRTLLRRQPETTQTTMEFMEDHPIIRPIVEYAKFIHTKVQEGIYQSIRSSPPC
- the istB gene encoding IS21-like element helper ATPase IstB yields the protein MLTKLRLSGMNESLEVRLHEASATGLTHLEFFELMLQDEIHIRDDRQITRRIKKAGFRDVRKLEDFDFSFNPTIKKSMVFELATGRFVRERRDVLWLGPPGTGKSHLAQAIGLSLIRAGMTVYYRSIFDVVRDFLHDEALDGHERILKRYLEPDLLIIDDMGMKQLPKRSGEYLFEVIMRRHDVRSTMMTSNRPLEEWGKLIGDVPSATAILDRFLHHSDVMQITGRSYRMGNQPKTSNSTKAPTGSATEEA
- a CDS encoding PadR family transcriptional regulator, producing the protein MSLRYILLALTREPVSGYDLNRVIEQTIRHFWAADQAQLYRTLKSLESDGLVKRDEWEPHLGPSQKTFTRTAKGKRELIRWLQSDPEFSIERSAWIAQLVSLHEAADIATTFRFIEKLKERFEASLLTFQMIDQGESARPLSRRSSDDLHGALGLRLATMTTETRIKWCNWALDVLSDRLRKEKR
- a CDS encoding DUF4347 domain-containing protein; this encodes MKRSLRTLSKSHHAVARRSPNWSADTFEKRLMLAADCGAAISQAAEVAPACEVSQSSVAQTQSNHIVFVDPSIDDISPLLNGLSADHELVLLQPNQDGLGQITKLLSQRNNVASVHIVAHGRAGQIQLGNQLVDAEVLQQRQASLRSWSNSLTETADILIYGCETGADESGLNLINEIAKLTGADVAASTDKTGAQSLDGDWILERSVGAIESGLAFDALTRQSYAGVMPITIRAQGSTGEENMSLQIDGITVATFESIGTQLQDFTYQTTTNARSSQIRVDFTNDQYDEVTEADRNLRVDSVTIEGVTLQTESPDVFSTGTWKPEDGIVPGFRESEFLHSDGYFQFPIIGIGSGSEIEIFARGDEGTEQFNLRIDGRNVASFTATTQLRSFTYTHTENVIADDVRIQFPSDRWDPANGIDENLTVDYITIDGESFQTEDPSVYSTGTWTAADGIVPGFGRGEELHGAGYFQFASNTNDGSRILVHARGHEGTERFNLVVDGQVVRTFTASSTSDFQTFAYIHSTTVDAADIRVQFISDEWNPVLGIDENLDVDYISVDGKAYQTESPAVYSTGTWTAADGIIPGFRESETLHSAGFLQFANASYLIDTDSEGNGEWSDVEPLGLVPIHSIVLPDGKVFSFGTTELGMQSAQFVYSIYDPETGVEEILPNTTDTDIFCSNMSIDPVSGNVMIFGGDARGEGGTVNTAVNDVLVFDYANRTLRDATQGEMAYDRWYGSSVTLPNGEILVLGGTGGGKDIPEVFNATTGWRTLTGVNMNINYYYPKTWVTSDSSVVTMSNSGAMYRINTAGAGSSQQIGTAGVPHHNGSPGVMYDVDKIAFVGTNAKIYVGDLSATNPTFTAVANVLSARRDGGMSMLPDGRVLITGGSSQFNVLGTAVYATEIWDPTTNQVEVVEDVELARLYHSSHILLPDGTVWVAGGGAPGPLKNLNAEFYAPDYLYAADGTLAVRPVITAAPSNVDNSDTFTITVEDASVIQRITAVRSGASTHAVNNDTRFVNLSFTVIDDSTIQVTTLNANIMIPGTWMLFALDADGTPSKASMLGVATANVINTPHLLA
- a CDS encoding PEP-CTERM sorting domain-containing protein; this translates as MYRIHIVIVAFLAHLNVHAPDASAELVTVINSGFEDISGESPFNEFTFGPLNGWDLYDPDGIAAGGGAGATYYIGTLTPNAPTNFTAGAAEGQRVGIAFNFAGSGGQGEYGMQQTLSATLQANTHYQLDVEIGNIASGIAQNGDDFNLNGFPGYRVDLLAGGAVLDQDDNSLSGSIAEGDFGTSSLSFTTGDTHSLLGQALGIRLVNLNQIDLMYPGAHLEVDFDNVRLNATAVPEPSSLVLLALGGVVAFRRLFLA
- a CDS encoding ECF-type sigma factor produces the protein MIEDKPPIETTFPDWHSRLRAGDSVITSRLWELYFQRMVLLARKRLRDTRTAARDEEDVALSAFKSFCLGIRAGRIELDRDDVNLWPLLVTITINKAVDHVRHENRQKRGGTANEPAESLLENAIGPEPSPELVAAASESLESLLACLDRTNDPMLREIAIVSMEGNSATEIAIALKCSPRTVQRKLKTIRQLWQSEAQS